The Sphingobacterium bambusae genome includes a window with the following:
- a CDS encoding DUF5686 and carboxypeptidase regulatory-like domain-containing protein: MKYTLLLLTLLLPFFTKAQISGTVVDQQNKPLASVSVLVKNSYLGTSTNSNGEFSFPKLPLGTKTLIFKSLGYKTTAKILEANSHSTPLHIILEEDEQMLEEVVVTNSENPALRIIKQAIRHREANGNVIDKYQADFYSKGIMRMQNMPKKMAKAASENIPGLDSTGSGVIYLSETVSKISFQKPNKLYEEITASKVSGNDQGFSFNTAMGANFDFYSNSVDLGTGIISPIANNALSYYAYKLIDTREEDGQQVYKIQVKPKRDKEPAVDGYIYIVDESWAIYAVDFTIPGYRTQQPILDSIALLQHYAWHTQDKRWTKSMQRISFSLGFFGIKANGSYLQNFSNYRFVQEFPKGTFGNTLAKINSGANLKDSLYWQETRPIELTREERLDYAFKDSIQAVRSSVGYLDSIDRVRNKFRVLSPIMGYTYQNSYRNYSISYAGLSNLTKSSFNAVQGFTFTAAINAKFGKNETGRLTSLNNDFQYAFSEKKLRFYADYQHRFNTKNYATLALGFGNQAVPFNEGQGVLPLINNFSSLFFKDSYIQLYQREQVKLNYAQNVSIPLRLFLSAAWAKRSPLYNHSNYSFLRKEEFYAANNPLAPDDYETAPFNNNSVLELGAALRWALGQKSIDRPDATLLLRNNRYPLFTLGYNHSINLTDRSMSYQHLYGTASQTISFGTLGLLSGRINAGKFFHAENMPFTDYKHFAGNQTHVGTSAVYDNNFLLLPYYSHSSNKAYVQLHAEQDFKGYFFNKIPLLDALQWGLIAGYHQLATEERKPYHEFSLGIDNIGWGKYRLFRVDYVRSLQAGQQAAGVVVGIKLLNILN; encoded by the coding sequence ATGAAGTATACCTTGCTCTTGCTCACGCTGCTCCTTCCCTTTTTTACCAAGGCGCAAATCAGCGGCACCGTGGTCGATCAACAAAACAAACCACTGGCCTCGGTGAGTGTTCTTGTAAAAAACAGTTACTTGGGCACTTCCACAAACAGCAACGGCGAGTTTTCATTCCCGAAGCTACCTCTTGGGACGAAAACCTTGATTTTTAAAAGTTTAGGCTACAAGACAACAGCGAAGATCTTGGAAGCAAATAGCCACAGTACGCCCCTGCATATCATCTTGGAAGAAGACGAGCAAATGCTGGAAGAAGTCGTCGTGACTAACAGCGAAAACCCTGCCTTGCGCATCATTAAGCAAGCTATCCGTCACCGCGAGGCCAACGGCAACGTGATAGACAAGTATCAGGCAGATTTCTACTCGAAAGGAATCATGCGCATGCAGAACATGCCGAAAAAAATGGCAAAGGCTGCATCAGAGAACATCCCGGGCTTAGACTCCACCGGATCGGGCGTCATCTACCTCTCGGAAACGGTTTCCAAAATCAGTTTTCAAAAACCCAACAAACTATACGAAGAGATTACCGCCTCCAAGGTAAGTGGCAACGATCAAGGGTTTAGCTTTAACACCGCCATGGGTGCCAATTTCGACTTCTACAGCAACAGTGTCGATCTCGGTACGGGCATCATATCGCCCATTGCCAACAATGCGCTAAGCTACTACGCGTACAAATTGATCGACACCAGAGAAGAAGATGGGCAACAGGTGTACAAGATACAGGTGAAGCCCAAGCGCGACAAGGAGCCTGCCGTAGATGGCTACATCTACATCGTGGACGAAAGCTGGGCAATCTATGCCGTGGATTTTACGATACCGGGATACCGCACCCAACAGCCTATTTTGGATAGCATCGCCCTGTTGCAACATTATGCTTGGCATACGCAGGACAAGCGATGGACCAAGTCTATGCAGCGCATCAGCTTTAGCTTGGGCTTTTTTGGTATCAAAGCAAACGGAAGCTACTTACAAAACTTTTCCAATTATCGATTTGTGCAAGAATTTCCAAAAGGAACATTTGGTAACACACTGGCAAAAATCAACAGCGGAGCTAACCTGAAAGACTCGCTCTACTGGCAAGAAACACGCCCTATTGAACTCACTCGCGAGGAACGCTTGGATTACGCTTTTAAAGACAGCATACAGGCGGTGCGCAGCAGCGTCGGCTACCTCGATTCTATAGACCGTGTCCGAAATAAGTTTCGTGTGCTATCGCCCATTATGGGCTACACCTATCAAAACTCCTATCGAAACTACAGCATTTCTTATGCTGGTCTATCCAACCTGACGAAATCGAGCTTTAATGCTGTGCAAGGCTTTACCTTTACCGCGGCCATCAATGCCAAGTTTGGAAAAAATGAAACCGGCAGGTTGACCAGTTTGAACAACGATTTTCAATATGCGTTCTCAGAAAAAAAACTACGCTTTTACGCCGACTATCAGCATCGCTTCAATACCAAAAACTATGCGACGCTAGCGCTAGGTTTTGGCAACCAAGCGGTACCGTTTAACGAGGGACAGGGTGTTCTCCCATTAATCAACAATTTCTCTTCCCTGTTTTTTAAGGATAGCTACATACAATTGTATCAACGCGAACAGGTAAAACTAAACTACGCACAAAATGTGAGTATACCCCTGCGCCTGTTCTTATCTGCAGCTTGGGCAAAGCGAAGTCCGCTATACAACCACAGCAATTATTCGTTCCTGCGGAAGGAGGAATTTTATGCAGCAAACAACCCATTGGCTCCCGATGATTATGAAACAGCGCCGTTCAACAATAACAGTGTATTGGAGCTGGGCGCTGCGCTCCGCTGGGCCCTTGGTCAAAAGTCTATCGATCGTCCCGATGCAACGCTGCTGTTGCGCAACAATCGCTACCCTCTGTTTACCCTCGGCTATAACCACAGCATCAATCTAACGGATCGCAGCATGAGCTACCAGCATCTCTATGGAACGGCAAGCCAAACTATTTCCTTTGGTACATTGGGACTATTAAGCGGCCGCATCAATGCGGGGAAATTCTTCCATGCTGAAAACATGCCGTTTACCGACTATAAGCACTTTGCGGGCAACCAAACGCATGTAGGCACCAGCGCCGTGTACGACAACAATTTTCTGTTGCTGCCCTATTACAGCCACAGCAGCAATAAGGCTTATGTACAGCTTCATGCAGAGCAGGACTTTAAAGGGTATTTCTTTAATAAAATACCCTTACTCGATGCCTTGCAGTGGGGACTTATCGCCGGCTACCACCAGCTGGCGACGGAAGAGCGCAAACCCTATCATGAATTCAGCCTCGGCATCGATAATATCGGCTGGGGAAAATATCGCTTGTTCCGCGTGGACTACGTGCGGTCTTTGCAAGCAGGACAACAGGCTGCAGGTGTTGTAGTAGGCATCAAATTATTAAACATATTAAATTAA
- the guaA gene encoding glutamine-hydrolyzing GMP synthase, translating to MSEKIIILDFGSQYTQLIARRVRELNVYCEIHPFNNLPEFDDNVKGVIFSGSPYSVRQEEAPQIDFSSIQERFPLLGVCYGAQYLAQKSGGEVLPSEIREYGRANLQFVDGENELLTGVPVQSQVWMSHGDTIKEVPANFKVIASTDKVRVAAYHIEGTRTYGIQFHPEVTHSTDGQVLLKNFVVNICGCAQDWTSTAFAETTIAELKEQLGDDHVIMALSGGVDSTVAAVLLHQAIGKNLHCIFVDHGLLRKNEYEQVLDSYKNMGLNIKGINAKELFYGRLAGISEPEQKRKIIGASFIDVFDQAAKDIQNELPEGIEAKWLGQGTIYPDIIESISVKGPSATIKSHHNVGGLPDFMKLKVVEPLKTLFKDEVRRVGRTLEVDPAILGRHPFPGPGLAIRVLGDITEEKVRILQEADDIYIRNLKETGWYDKVWQAGTIFLPVQSVGVMGDERTYEHVVALRAVGSLDGMTADWIHLPYDLLAKISNEIINHVKGINRVVYDISSKPPATIEWE from the coding sequence ATGTCCGAAAAAATTATCATTCTTGATTTTGGCTCGCAGTATACGCAGTTAATAGCACGCCGTGTACGTGAGCTCAATGTGTATTGTGAAATTCATCCATTTAATAATCTTCCCGAATTTGATGACAACGTTAAAGGTGTTATCTTCTCAGGAAGTCCCTATTCTGTCCGACAGGAAGAGGCACCACAGATTGACTTCAGCTCCATTCAGGAACGCTTTCCTTTATTGGGGGTATGTTATGGTGCGCAATATCTGGCGCAGAAATCCGGAGGTGAAGTGTTGCCTTCCGAGATCAGGGAATACGGACGTGCAAACTTACAGTTTGTAGATGGTGAAAATGAATTGTTAACAGGCGTGCCTGTGCAGTCTCAGGTGTGGATGTCGCATGGCGACACCATCAAAGAGGTGCCGGCAAACTTTAAGGTGATCGCTAGCACGGATAAAGTTCGTGTAGCAGCCTACCATATCGAAGGTACCCGTACATACGGAATCCAATTTCACCCCGAAGTGACACACAGTACGGATGGTCAAGTGTTGTTGAAGAATTTTGTGGTTAACATTTGTGGTTGTGCGCAAGATTGGACATCAACGGCCTTTGCCGAAACTACGATTGCAGAATTGAAAGAGCAACTTGGCGACGACCACGTTATCATGGCGCTTTCTGGCGGTGTAGATTCGACGGTAGCAGCGGTCTTGTTGCACCAAGCAATCGGTAAGAACTTGCACTGTATCTTTGTAGATCACGGTCTATTACGTAAAAACGAGTACGAGCAGGTGTTGGATTCGTATAAGAACATGGGTCTTAACATCAAAGGAATAAACGCTAAAGAATTGTTTTACGGTCGTTTGGCTGGTATTTCCGAGCCTGAGCAGAAGCGTAAAATTATTGGTGCTTCTTTTATCGATGTATTTGACCAAGCGGCCAAAGATATCCAAAACGAGCTGCCTGAAGGTATCGAAGCAAAATGGTTGGGACAGGGCACGATCTATCCAGATATTATCGAGTCTATCTCTGTCAAAGGACCATCTGCAACGATCAAATCGCACCACAATGTGGGCGGATTGCCAGACTTTATGAAGTTGAAGGTAGTGGAGCCGCTAAAAACATTGTTCAAAGATGAAGTACGTCGTGTAGGAAGAACCTTAGAAGTTGATCCTGCTATCCTAGGACGTCACCCTTTCCCTGGCCCTGGCTTAGCGATTCGCGTGCTGGGTGATATCACGGAAGAAAAGGTACGGATTTTGCAGGAAGCAGACGATATATATATCCGGAATTTGAAGGAAACAGGCTGGTACGACAAAGTGTGGCAAGCCGGTACCATATTTCTTCCGGTGCAATCGGTAGGGGTAATGGGTGATGAGCGCACCTACGAGCATGTGGTTGCTTTGCGCGCCGTGGGCTCACTCGACGGGATGACCGCTGACTGGATTCATCTTCCTTACGATTTGCTTGCGAAAATTTCGAATGAAATTATCAATCATGTTAAAGGAATCAACCGAGTAGTCTATGATATCAGTTCAAAACCACCAGCGACTATTGAGTGGGAATAA
- a CDS encoding ABC transporter substrate-binding protein yields MISVQNHQRLLSGNKLILALGLALSLGACSPKVGVLKSPDHRGGNVGSTTTGTDKSGGTKPGEPGEVAGAKGKRVLENSIALVLPFQLDRLNPNAVSKEDVKRSAIALDFYQGFQLGLDELAKAGKSFALNVLDSRDNEGQNISIAKSEDVSEAALIVGPVYPKEIRAFGTNLADKQVLQINPLAASRASEFNLPNLVSLTPSIDVHMKAAAARVARDYSAGDVVIIYNTTDNDGRQFLSGFLSEIRRAKPSATVRSVSSVAQLNEALLTTGANLIVTGTTDKFQLRTLLNNLDAKSNESFYSVNLYGHPLWDRIDFSMYENFANYNPVISAESHLKSWTTGVKQFKDSYYTLYGVNPSDYSYKGYDAAKFFGGLLAKYGVKYPEHITKESFDGLFSGYQFEQSEGAGFVNHAVTHKLYRGSSFQLN; encoded by the coding sequence ATGATATCAGTTCAAAACCACCAGCGACTATTGAGTGGGAATAAACTTATACTAGCTTTAGGACTAGCGCTCAGCTTGGGCGCTTGTTCTCCTAAAGTTGGCGTATTGAAATCACCCGATCATCGTGGTGGAAATGTAGGAAGTACCACAACCGGTACGGACAAATCGGGCGGCACAAAGCCCGGAGAGCCCGGCGAGGTTGCTGGCGCTAAGGGTAAACGGGTTTTGGAAAATAGCATTGCTCTTGTACTCCCTTTTCAATTGGATCGGTTGAATCCCAATGCCGTATCTAAAGAAGATGTAAAGCGTTCGGCTATTGCATTAGATTTTTATCAGGGTTTTCAGCTGGGATTGGATGAATTGGCGAAAGCTGGTAAATCTTTTGCCTTGAATGTGCTTGATTCCCGCGACAACGAAGGTCAAAACATCAGCATTGCCAAATCAGAAGATGTGTCGGAGGCTGCGCTGATCGTGGGGCCAGTATATCCGAAAGAGATTCGTGCGTTCGGAACAAACTTAGCCGATAAGCAGGTGTTGCAAATAAACCCATTAGCGGCATCGCGTGCTAGTGAATTTAATCTTCCAAACCTCGTTTCCTTAACTCCGTCCATCGATGTGCACATGAAGGCTGCTGCCGCTCGTGTAGCGCGCGATTATAGTGCGGGGGATGTGGTGATTATCTATAACACCACGGATAATGATGGTCGTCAGTTTTTAAGTGGATTTCTGTCGGAAATCCGTCGGGCAAAGCCGTCGGCGACGGTACGTTCCGTGTCGTCTGTAGCGCAGCTTAATGAAGCGTTGCTGACCACTGGTGCGAACCTTATCGTTACCGGAACGACCGATAAATTCCAACTGCGCACCTTATTGAACAACCTCGACGCCAAGTCTAACGAAAGCTTCTATTCGGTTAATCTTTATGGCCATCCGCTGTGGGATCGCATAGACTTCAGCATGTACGAAAACTTCGCCAACTACAATCCGGTGATATCTGCAGAAAGCCATTTAAAGTCGTGGACTACAGGTGTGAAGCAGTTTAAGGACAGCTATTATACGCTTTATGGTGTTAATCCTTCGGATTATTCTTATAAAGGCTATGATGCGGCTAAGTTTTTTGGCGGCTTGTTAGCGAAATATGGTGTCAAATATCCAGAGCACATCACCAAAGAGTCTTTTGATGGTTTGTTTAGCGGTTATCAATTTGAGCAAAGTGAGGGCGCGGGATTTGTGAATCACGCTGTTACGCACAAGTTGTATCGAGGCTCTTCCTTCCAATTGAACTAA
- a CDS encoding RsmB/NOP family class I SAM-dependent RNA methyltransferase, whose protein sequence is MAEINQRRVEQQLRNFERALQAYGHDEPLSRFLTRFFKENRQMGSADRRMTSRYCYNYFRLGEAVKAISLQEKLVIAEFLCEQASDLVALHQPDWLAAITAPLAEKIAFLQDQGIAVKDAIFPFQQHLSPDVRTEDFVLNHLIQPDLFIRVQQQATEQVEAELQRAAISFSSIGKAGYRLPNGSKLQELKGIAGLYEVQDQSSQQSLDMAQLQPGQSWWDACAASGGKSLLLLEKESAVRLLVSDIRLSILRNLDERFQVAKVKAAYRKKVLDLTEDVDHIMQGERFDGIILDAPCSGSGTWSRTPEMIKQFSEAKIAEFSDLQKRIAKQVSAYLKPKGQLIYITCSVFQEENEAVVAFLEASCGLKVETQQLIAGYNRKSDSMFAARLRKI, encoded by the coding sequence ATGGCAGAGATTAACCAGCGAAGGGTTGAGCAGCAGCTTCGTAATTTCGAACGCGCGCTGCAGGCCTATGGGCATGACGAGCCGTTAAGTCGTTTCCTGACACGTTTCTTTAAGGAAAATAGGCAGATGGGTTCCGCCGATAGGCGAATGACATCGCGCTATTGCTATAATTACTTTCGTTTGGGCGAGGCTGTTAAGGCGATATCCCTACAAGAAAAGCTGGTCATTGCCGAGTTTTTGTGCGAGCAGGCTAGCGATTTGGTTGCGCTTCATCAGCCGGACTGGTTAGCAGCGATTACTGCTCCTTTGGCCGAGAAGATAGCATTTCTTCAGGATCAGGGCATCGCTGTTAAAGACGCTATTTTCCCTTTTCAGCAGCACCTGTCGCCGGATGTACGGACGGAAGATTTTGTGCTAAACCATCTTATTCAACCTGATTTATTTATCCGTGTACAACAGCAGGCCACGGAGCAGGTAGAAGCGGAGCTACAACGGGCTGCTATTTCCTTTTCGTCTATTGGTAAAGCTGGCTACCGATTGCCCAATGGCAGTAAGTTGCAAGAGTTGAAAGGAATTGCGGGGCTTTATGAAGTACAAGACCAGTCGTCGCAGCAGAGCTTGGACATGGCACAATTGCAACCCGGTCAATCCTGGTGGGATGCTTGCGCGGCGTCGGGCGGCAAATCTTTATTGCTTTTGGAGAAGGAGTCCGCTGTACGTCTGTTGGTGTCTGATATACGCTTAAGTATACTCCGAAATCTCGACGAGCGATTTCAGGTAGCGAAGGTGAAGGCAGCATACCGCAAGAAAGTCCTTGACCTGACCGAAGATGTAGACCACATTATGCAGGGCGAACGTTTTGATGGCATCATCTTGGATGCGCCTTGTTCTGGTTCTGGAACTTGGTCTCGTACACCCGAAATGATCAAGCAATTTTCCGAAGCTAAGATTGCGGAATTTTCCGATTTGCAAAAGCGTATTGCCAAACAGGTATCTGCTTATCTTAAGCCCAAGGGTCAGTTGATTTACATCACTTGCTCCGTGTTTCAGGAGGAAAATGAGGCGGTAGTCGCATTTTTGGAAGCGTCCTGCGGGTTGAAAGTGGAAACACAACAGCTTATTGCGGGCTACAACCGGAAGTCGGACAGTATGTTTGCCGCCCGACTTCGGAAGATTTAA